The sequence CCGTTTGGTTCTAAGGAAAACAATCTTTTGTTATAAAACTGTTTTCCAAACTTTATGAAAAACTatggtttttatttttcgaatttttttagaaaagtaaaaaaacagtagtttttcataaaattcgAAAAATTGCTTACCAAAAAGTTAATTTTTCTTGCAACCAAATaggcgggaaaaaaaaaaaacacatttttcTGAGAAACCAAACATCCCCTTAATTAGTTACATtaaattattctatatatataagacaaAAAAGTGAATTATATTTCTTGTAAAATTTGATTCACTTGAAAGACCAACCAATTGACCCAAGAAAAAACTTGTGGAAGTCTTCAATGAGAGGTAAATAAATTTGGGCAGTCTGCCTTCATGCCTAAGCAATAAATAGACATTGAATTATAAGGTTTTGAGCTAGAAAATTGTTAGAAGTAAAAGAGATTTTTTCTTTCACCTCATATTTGATGATGAGGAATTCGAATCGACAACAGACACCGGAAAATATTATCTAccatatttaaacattttttaagaaccaaattttctaaattttttttatattatttatctaaaatttaaccGCTCTCCAAAATGACGTATAATTTTTAACAGCAAATATAAAAGGTATTTAAGGCCATTTGATGTTTCTAAGTTAATAATatcataaaatcaaaaaaattcgaTTAAGGACcttaaattatttctaaaagtgtcgattgttgatttgaatGTCTAGTTATAGAAaatgatattataatattatttattgatCTATAGTTGGAAAATTATAGTTATGCACTAGATGTTTGTCAAACCAGTCACTAGGTTTTCCTTTGGGATACTTTGACAAATACAATTAAGTATCCAACCAAATATTGCGTGAAGGAACCGGCCGAGGGGTTACCAAGCATACCTCAAACTCTCATGACACACAAGCGCACTGAAAATTAGATCTTACATAGATGAAATATAGACAAGAATAATCACAAATAATAGGCACGAGGATAACAAAACAATAACAGAAACAAAAGAAGATAAGAACGCATGCAAGAAATTAAGATAGTTCAGCTAACGGTATGTCGACCTACATCCACGAGCAAAACCTCTTTAATGCATTTTTTAACTAATCCATGGCACAATAAGATAAAGAGTAGATTGAATTACAAGAATCTCTCTCAAGGCTCTCTCCCACCTTTTCCTTTTGAGGGTATAACAATGAGGTTCTCTATCAAAAAAACGAAGATCTCCGTTATTCATATAAGTCTCCAATTCTCTTCTCCAATTGATCTCCGCTGAGAAACTCTCAAAAAGATACCTTTGAACCATCCCTAATCTCAAAGCACGAGATTAGATCAAGTTGGAGCCATTTATACGCGTTCAATCTTAAGCGTCCATTTATACTAAATTCCATAACGAAAGAAATTAAGCTGGACGTTAACCAACTAAAAGTAGTGGGATGAGTCTTAAATCGATGGGTGAACTTGGCTATGTACGTGACTGAGTCTGTCGACAACGTCAGAGCCTAAACAAGAGGAATCTGTGACATTTCAATAGTCCTGTATTATATTGAAAAGAGCTTGCGTATAAAGATGTAAGGGTCCAAAACTTTTATATTAGTAACTCGGGTTTAAACATTTCTAAGGCAATTGTTTGATCCTAATTAATGAGTTATAAGTACTAGTAGGTGGGCAAAATCGATTGCTTCTTTAactaaaaacttaatttttaaccAAACTACAATTTCAAACACTACGCTCCGACGAGCACTCtatcaaaatcaaatcaaaatcaaaatcaaaatcaaattatagCTCTCGCCGTCCTCCTAACCTCTCAAATtcgattcaaattgaaatacaaACCTAATTCGACCCAAATTAATTAGCCTCTTTTATTTGTTCGGTTCCATtgtaacttaaaattttttgaatatcaTGATAAGATACTTTTCTATTTCATTAAAATATATTGCTATTAACACATCCACGAAAActactatattaaaaaaaaatttaaaaaaaagtataacatGGCAAATCTAAATCAAAAGCAACACCTTTGTAAAGAGCTACTCAACTTATGGATGTGGCAATTTGGATTCGCGAGCCGTTAcacgtcaatttttttttgaaaaaaaaatagcgtgcTATCTACTTTAtccaatataaaaataaattagactaCAGAAGCGAGACAACAGGGCCTCGGAAAAAAACAACAAACGgcaaataaaaagtaaatatcaaaatcaaaaataaaaaataaaaattacattttacGAATAATGATACATTATCTGTACAATGATCTTCTCAAAGCTCtcttaaattattatttcaatttttaaatcatCTAAATACTTATAATACAACATTATACTTCGTttggattggaaaaaaaaagaaagcagaaAGAAATTTATTgcccggtttttttttttttcttttcaaatttcgATCGATgtgaacaaaaaataatttttcttataaGTGCTCGATACATACACTTCTTTTTCATCTGATCAAATTGTGCATGgtcgcatatatatatatatagtatcaatTTCAGATAATAGGAATTAATGAATCGTATTATCTTGTTGGGCTCCAAATCACCAAGATAATACCTTATGTTAGCTTAAATAGATCAGTCACAATCAAGATTCGTGGACGCTGTATCTgtatattttaagtgaattagttgtgtatttctaacagctcgaatttttgggattaatggttagcgtcaACGATCCGACACCTTAAGCATTCAACATTTCAAGAAAATGAATGTTTTAAAATTCGTGTCGACCTGGCCGATCAGACTGACTGGATCGTGACCCATGCCCAAACCGGTTCAATCCAACCTATATAATTGGACTGACTTAAAGTCCGCTTTGACTTATCAGCCATCCAATTTTACAGGAAATAGTCGGATTTCtttgtatttatattatttcagtaattaataaaaaaaaattaattttctaacaatctatattttagatatatgtttaattatatatagtaatataataatatttaaaaataatgcagaatattatactaataaatatatactttttattatacatatatttgttcatttttgcataaaaaatatattaattttgcgATTTTGTAAAATCAGTccatctttttttaattttgtatatttagatcagatttttttaaaaaaataatcaaattatcttATTTCTCCTCACgctccctcttcttcctccttctttaCCGTCTACGTATGGTCGTCGCGCTCCTCCACTTACGTCACCCACATCTCCACCACCCCTGTCCCCCGTCTccataatttgattatttttaaaaaataatcaaattatctttattttaacataatttatttactaagtaaatgatgttgaaaaaaactaaaattttattactaagGACTTTATATAccctaaataatatttaacggtatggatcgttagtttgaacatcctaagatcgaaaataagactatagtatcggagctccggtattatagatagtatagtagcctaattttatatttatatatatatatatatataatgtagagctactatgttattgaaagcataaagtagttggtgctttcgatttttagcccttggatcaaaataTTCtaaggttgggatgatagcggtTCCCTTGAAGTtctccctaggattgagtgatccctattagttaataatattaattcaatgATTAAAAATGATCAACGGTATTGATCTAAAggttaaaaaatagaaataccaacaactttctttttttttctttttttttttcttttttttcttgtaagaaaaagtaaaaaagaaaaaaagaaaaaaaaaacttttcgtCGGTCCGCAGTTTGTTGGGTGGCGTGCAACTGAGGGACCTCTCGATCCGTATCGAGGATTCTTCAGTCcacacctcctcctcccctcaCTATAAATACCTTCCTCCGTCTNTCGCTCCCCTAGGGTTTGACCCCGATCGAATCGGTCCCCAATCGCTTCGCAGATCCCAATTCCCCGATCTCCGATCGGTTTTCCCAAATCCGATTGTGATCGATCGGATTGCAGCTGCAACCCCGTGAGCCGATCTTGAAATTGGAGTGTTCTCGATCTCTGATCGGTGAgaatttcgtgatttttttGCCTTAGAATTTGATCCCTGATCGCCTTCGTTGGAGAATTGACGCTTCTTAGGTTTAGATCTGTTGATTTGATCGGAAATCGCTTCCGAGTCATCGAGATAAGCGCCGAATTTGCTCTGTCGCTGCTGAGAATCGTTTTTGAGGATTGGTGCATCAGGGTATTGGATCTATTGATTTGATCGGAAATTTGCTTCTCGATAGATCGTCGAGATAAGCTCAGGATTGGCCTCTCGCTGTTGTAGATCGTTGGAAGGCTGATTTTGTTGAGCAACAATGGTGGATTGCCGGAGCCTGATCGAGTTTTGCAGGGCTTTCGAGCAGCACCGGCTCGTGGCCAACTCGCAGGCGTCGTCCGGCCTCTCCCGGGCGCGCCGGAGCAAGTCCCTGAACCCCCTCGCCCACCCCTTCTGCGAGCACTCCCCCTTCGCCGCCATCGACGCCGTcatcctcgtcctcgtcctcggcGCCCTCGGCTTCCTCGCCGTCCCCTACTTCAAGCTCGTCTGCCTTGAGGCCTACGAGCTCCTCCCCGCCGCCGCACAGCTGGCGGGCGACGTCCTCTACCACGCCCCCGTTGCCTACGCCGCCGGGTTCGTGGTCATGTTCGTGGCGGCCATCGCCGCGTGGGAGTTCGTCAATTACCAATCCAGGAAATGCGGCAATCCGTACTGTAAAGGGCTCCGCAAGGCCGTCGAATTCGATATCCAGCTCGAATCGGAGGAGTGCGTGAAGTACCTGCCGCCGGTCCCCAGGGATGCGTTCGGGACCCACCCGCTTGAGCTCGGGGAGGACCATAAGGAGCTCGAGGCGGAGCTCAAGAAGATGGCCCCGATGAACGGCCGGACCGTACTCATCTTCCGCGCGCCGTGTGGATGCCCCAAGGGGAGAATGGAGGTTTGGGGGCACAAGAAAGTCCGCAGGATTAAGAAGTAGTTTAATTAAATCGCTAAATATTACTGGTTATGTAGTTCTTTGATAGAAAATAAGGTAGAGAGAACAGACAATAGCATAATCAGATCAATCGGCGATCCATGTTCGTTCTTTATCCAATAAATGCTCTTaggtacatatataatataaaggacCTGTTTGATCCTCCATGTGCTGCTCAAGAATTAGTGAAACTCAGTTAAACAGTACAATTTATCAGATATCACTTCCCTTTTTAATGCTTCTGTATGTATGATATAATCTTTTGCTATCTTTTTGTAAATTTGTTATCACAGAGGGTTATATTTTCTAATAGGTAATTAAAACCTATGAGTTACTGTGGATTTTATTATCCACTGGTTTTTAAGTTCCTctacacatttttttttccctgtgaAATGAAGTTTACTCGGTCTGTTCCTGTTGTtgagcaaaataaaaattttctggtAATTAGAGATTACGAATTTGTGTGGATGATATTATGTTCGACCTACTATTTTCCTAATTCCTCTGCTCATTGCAAAATGAATTCGTTCTGTGAAATGAAGTTTACTTGGCCTGTTCATGTTGTTGGGAAAACTTCtgattattatttgtaatttcTTGCCATATTTTCCAGCACTGTTCTCTAATCttgatcttttaaaaaatagtctTAACGATTTGACTTTTTGCTATTGATTGTTGGCCCTTAGCAAGTACCAGTATACCCTGGGTTATTCTCTAGCCTGCCTGTATCTACTGCTTTTGCTACTTGAGATTGATCATTTTGATTCCAAATGCGGCTATATTTTATTGATAAGCCCTTTTTGAGCATAATATAATGCAGTTCACTTTGATTGCATAGGGTGATTATATTGTGTTTTGATTCATGGCAAAACATTTATTATCTCCACTATGTGCACTTAGTTGACAAGTTTGTATTATTCTGCCTGTTTTTGTCTAAAGAAAAGTTCATGGGAAAAAGTTTGT is a genomic window of Ananas comosus cultivar F153 linkage group 13, ASM154086v1, whole genome shotgun sequence containing:
- the LOC109719247 gene encoding uncharacterized protein At5g19025 is translated as MVDCRSLIEFCRAFEQHRLVANSQASSGLSRARRSKSLNPLAHPFCEHSPFAAIDAVILVLVLGALGFLAVPYFKLVCLEAYELLPAAAQLAGDVLYHAPVAYAAGFVVMFVAAIAAWEFVNYQSRKCGNPYCKGLRKAVEFDIQLESEECVKYLPPVPRDAFGTHPLELGEDHKELEAELKKMAPMNGRTVLIFRAPCGCPKGRMEVWGHKKVRRIKK